In Mercurialis annua linkage group LG5, ddMerAnnu1.2, whole genome shotgun sequence, a single genomic region encodes these proteins:
- the LOC126683199 gene encoding fructose-bisphosphate aldolase 3, chloroplastic has translation MAACTSFAKLNAASSTWIGQQSFNPSPRSSSSARRVSFPVRASAYKDELVKTAKTIASPGRGILAIDESNATCGKRLASIGLENNEVNRQAYRQLLLTTPGLGEYISGSILFEETLYQSTTDGKKFVDCLNDQNIVPGIKVDKGLVPLPGSNNESWCQGLDGLASRSAEYYKQGARFAKWRTVVSIPCGPSALAVKEAAWGLARYAAISQDNGLVPIVEPEILLDGDHGIDRTLEVAEKVWAEVFFYLAQNNVMFEGILLKPSMVTPGAEHKEKASAETIAKYTLTMLKRRVPPAVPGIMFLSGGQSEVEATLNLNAMNQSPNPWHVSFSYARALQNTVLKTWQGRPENVEAAKMSLLVRAKANSLAQLGKYSAEGENEEAKKGMFVKGYTY, from the exons ATGGCCGCCTGTACAAGTTTTGCAAAGCTTAACGCAGCTTCTTCTACCTGGATCGGCCAGCAGTCGTTCAATCCGTCGCCTCGATCTTCCTCCTCAGCTCGTCGAGTCTCTTTTCCTGTTCGCGCCAGCGCTTATAAGGATGAGCTCGTTAAAACCGCT AAAACTATAGCCTCACCTGGGCGTGGAATCCTTGCCATCGATGAATCGAATGCAACTTGTGGGAAGAGGTTGGCATCTATTGGTTTAGAAAACAATGAGGTCAACAGACAAGCGTATAGGCAACTGTTGTTGACCACTCCTGGTCTTGGTGAATATATTTCGGGTTCGATTCTTTTTGAGGAAACTCTTTACCAGTCTACAACTGATGGAAAGAAGTTTGTAGATTGCTTAAATGATCAGAACATTGTTCCTGGTATCAAAGTTGACAAG GGTTTGGTGCCTCTTCCAGGATCAAACAATGAATCCTGGTGCCAAGGTTTGGATGGATTGGCTTCAAGATCTGCCGAGTACTACAAGCAAGGTGCTCGTTTTGCTAAGTG GAGGACAGTTGTTAGCATTCCTTGTGGCCCTTCTGCTTTGGCTGTTAAGGAAGCTGCTTGGGGACTTGCTCGGTATGCTGCCATTTCTCAG GACAATGGTCTTGTACCCATTGTTGAACCCGAGATTCTTCTCGATGGGGACCACGGGATTGACAGAACTCTCGAAGTTGCAGAGAAGGTCTGGGCTGAAGTCTTTTTCTACTTGGCCCAGAACAATGTCATGTTCGAAGGTATCCTGCTTAAGCCTAGCATGGTAACACCAGGAGCTGAACACAAAGAGAAGGCCTCTGCTGAAACCATTGCCAAATACACACTCACAATGCTCAAAAGAAGAGTACCACCTGCAGTTCCTGGAATTATG TTTTTGTCTGGAGGACAATCAGAAGTTGAAGCGACTCTTAATCTCAACGCAATGAACCAGAGCCCAAACCCTTGGCATGTGTCGTTTTCATATGCACGTGCACTGCAGAACACCGTGCTTAAGACATGGCAAGGACGCCCCGAGAACGTGGAAGCTGCAAAGATGTCACTTTTGGTACGTGCCAAGGCAAACTCCCTTGCCCAGCTAGGAAAATATTCCGCTGAGGGTGAAAACGAGGAAGCAAAGAAGGGAATGTTCGTCAAGGGCTACACCTACTAA
- the LOC126679917 gene encoding regulator of nonsense transcripts 1 homolog, protein MDAEQSALYETASQPDTGTDAYTFLEFNTQGESDFDYPEFRSPITSAWPTPSDSLAAAAAAAATSSSALDPIASAAPASSSSSDHHHSAADSPSAAAAAGSSPGKGLRSGVEGIVSGMGGLNFEETVGDEEVGGGGGDYTEHACRYCGVTNPACVVRCNVPSCRKWFCNSRGNTSGSHIVNHLVRAKHKEVCLHKDSPLGETILECYNCGCRNVFLLGFISAKTESVVVLLCREPCLNVNALKDMNWDLSQWCPLIDDRCFLQWLVKVPTEQEQLRARQISAQQINKVEELWKTNPDASLEDLEKPGIDDEPHPVALKYEDAYQYQNVFAPLIKLEADYDKMMKESQSKDNVTIRWDIGLNKKRIAYFVFPKEDNELRLVPGDELRLRYSGDAAHPAWQSVGHVIKLTAQEEVALELRASQGVPVDINHGLSVDFVWKSTSFDRMQGAMKTFAVDETSVSGYIYHHLLGHEVENQNVRNALPRRFGAPGLPELNASQVFAVKSVLQRPISLIQGPPGTGKTVTSAAIVYHMAKQGQGQVLVCAPSNVAVDQLAEKISATGLKVVRLCAKSREAVSSPVEHLTLHYQVRHLDTSEKSELHKLQQLKDEQGELSSSDEKKYKALKRATEREISQSADVICCTCVGAGDPRLANFRFRQVLIDESTQATEPECLIPLVLGAKQVVLVGDHCQLGPVIMCKKAARAGLAQSLFERLVLLGVKPIRLQVQYRMHPCLSEFPSNSFYEGTLQNGVTVNERQSSGIDFPWPVPNRPMFFYVQMGQEEISASGTSYLNRTEAANVEKIVTTFLRSGVVPSQIGVITPYEGQRAYIVNYMSRNGALRQQLYKEIEVASVDSFQGREKDYIILSCVRSNEHQGIGFLNDPRRLNVALTRARYGIVILGNPKVLSKQPLWNSLLTHYKEHECLVEGPLNNLKQSMVQFQKPKKIYNDRRLFFGGGPGIVPNDSASSSPSSDRRSSRGRGSFIPPGPPNGTHKPNAHPTGFPMSRVPIPPFHGGPLSQPYAIPTRGAVHGPVGAVPHVPPPGSRGFGAGRGNTGAPIGSHLPHQQNTQQTIGNMGSTFNFPAFENPNSQPSAGGPLSQPGYVNNMPVQGPSQSFRDGFSMGGMSQDFLGDDFKSQGSHVPYNVADFSTQVSQSGYAVDYVTQGGQGGFPGNFINQNSQAGFSRFGSGNDFMSQDYMTHGSQGLFTQINFSDPSQDDVSQSHFGIANANPLQSQGLMNSLYSQPFAHYNTQPLNLQSTQQPPQGQGSQNQKMHYNG, encoded by the exons ATGGACGCAGAGCAGAGCGCTCTCTACGAAACGGCGTCGCAGCCGGACACCGGAACAGACGCGTACACATTCCTCGAATTCAACACACAAGGCGAATCCGACTTCGATTATCCCGAATTCCGTTCTCCGATAACATCAGCGTGGCCGACACCTTCAGATTCTCTCGCGGCGGCCGCCGCCGCCGCAGCAACCTCTTCTTCTGCGTTGGATCCCATAGCATCCGCCGCACCAGCATCGTCGTCGTCTTCTGATCACCACCACTCCGCTGCTGATTCTCCCTCAGCGGCGGCGGCAGCAGGCTCTTCCCCTGGGAAGGGGTTGAGGAGTGGCGTGGAAGGGATAGTGAGCGGAATGGGAGGGTTGAATTTTGAGGAGACGGTGGGAGATGAGGAGGTAGGAGGAGGAGGAGGGGATTACACGGAGCATGCTTGTAGGTATTGTGGGGTTACGAATCCTGCTTGTGTTGTTAGGTGTAATGTTCCTTCTTGTAGGAAGTGGTTTTGTAATTCTAGAGGCAATACCTCCGGTTCCCACATTGTTAATCACCTG GTCCGTGCAAAACACAAAGAAGTCTGTCTCCATAAAGACAGTCCTCTAGGAGAAACTATACTTGAATGTTATAATTGTGGATGCAGAAATGTGTTCCTTCTTGGATTTATATCAGCCAAGACAGAAAGTGTCGTCGTTCTCCTTTGTAGGGAACCTTGCTTGAACGTGAACGCATTGAAGGACATGAACTGGGATCTGAGCCAATGGTGCCCCCTCATTGACGATAGGTGTTTTCTACAGTGGCTTGTTAAG GTACCTACTGAACAGGAGCAGCTGAGGGCACGTCAAATTAGTGCTCAGCAAATAAATAAAGTAGAAGAACTTTGGAAAACAAATCCTGATGCCTCCCTAGAAGATCTCGAGAAACCTGGCATTGATGATGAGCCCCATCCTGTAGCATTGAAGTATGAAGACGCATACCAG TATCAAAATGTATTTGCCCCGCTGATTAAGCTTGAGGCTGATTATGACAAG ATGATGAAAGAATCACAAAGCAAGGATAATGTTACTATTCGATGGGACATTGGCCTTAACAAGAAGCGGATTGCATATTTTGTCTTTCCGAAG GAGGACAATGAATTGCGTCTTGTACCTGGTGATGAGTTGCGGCTGCGTTATTCTGGTGATGCTGCCCATCCAGCATGGCAGTCAGTTGGGCATGTG ATCAAATTAACTGCACAAGAGGAAGTAGCACTTGAGCTTCGTGCTAGTCAG GGAGTTCCCGTAGATATAAACCATGGCCTCAGTGTTGATTTTGTGTGGAAAAGTACAAGCTTTGATCGGATGCAAGGGGCAATGAAAACTTTTGCTGTTGATGAAACAAGTGTCAGTGG TTACATATACCACCATCTGCTGGGTCATGAGgttgaaaatcaaaatgttcGCAATGCTCTTCCACGGCGTTTTGGTGCCCCTGGTCTTCCAGAGCTGAATGCATCTCAG GTTTTTGCTGTAAAGAGTGTTCTTCAAAGACCTATAAGCTTGATTCAAGGACCGCCTGGCACTGGAAAAACTGTTACCTCTGCTGCCATTGTTTATCACATGGCTAAGCAGGGTCAGGGACAG GTTTTGGTATGTGCACCTAGTAATGTGGCTGTAGACCAACTAGCTGAGAAGATAAGTGCCACTGGCTTAAAG GTTGTTCGACTATGTGCAAAGTCGAGGGAAGCTGTAAGTTCTCCTGTTGAGCATCTAACCCTTCACTATCAG GTTAGACATCTTGACACTTCTGAAAAGAGCGAACTTCACAAGTTGCAACAATTGAAAGATGAACAAG GGGAGCTGTCCAGCAGTGATGAGAAAAAGTACAAAGCACTGAAGCGAGCAACAGAGAGGGAGATTTCGCAAAGTGCTGATGTTATTTGTTGTACTTGTGTTGGTGCTGGAGATCCTCGTCTTGCAAATTTTAGGTTCCGCCAG GTACTTATTGATGAGTCTACTCAGGCGACAGAACCTGAGTGTCTTATTCCCTTAGTGCTTGGGGCAAAGCAG GTTGTCCTTGTTGGAGACCATTGCCAGCTTGGTCCAGTCATTATGTGCAAGAAAGCTGCTCGTGCTGGGCTCGCGCAGTCTCTTTTTGAACGCCTTGTTTTACTTGGCGTCAAACCAATTAGATTGCAG GTTCAATATCGCATGCATCCGTGCCTTTCAGAATTTCCATCTAACAGCTTTTATGAAGGCACACTGCAAAATGGAGTGACTGTCAATGAGAGGCAGTCATCGGGAATCGATTTTCCTTGGCCTGTGCCTAATCGTCCCATGTTCTTTTATGTTCAG ATGGGACAAGAGGAAATAAGTGCCAGTGGAACATCTTATCTAAATCGTACTGAGGCAGCTAATGTTGAAAAAATTGTGACTACTTTCTTGAGAAGTGGTGTGGTGCCTAGTCAG ATTGGAGTGATTACCCCATACGAGGGGCAGAGAGCATATATTGTGAACTATATGTCAAGAAATGGTGCTCTTAGACAGCAACTGTATAAAGAAATTGAG GTTGCAAGCGTTGATTCCTTCCAAGGAAGGGAAAAAGATTACATTATTTTGTCCTGTGTTAGGAGTAATGAACATCAG GGTATTGGGTTTCTTAATGATCCACGGAGGCTCAATGTTGCTCTTACACGTGCTAGATATGGCATTGTTATTTTGGGAAACCCTAAAGTTCTGAGCAAACAACCTCTGTGGAATAGCCTTCTGACACACTACAAG GAACATGAATGCTTGGTTGAAGGTCCTTTAAATAACTTGAAGCAGAGTATGGTTCAATTTCAGAAGCCCAAGAAG ATCTATAATGATAGGAGACTCTTCTTTGGTGGTGGCCCTGGAATTGTTCCTAATGACAGTGCTTCATCCAGCCCAAGCTCTGATAGAAGAAGCTCTCGTGGCAGAG GTTCATTCATACCACCTGGGCCGCCCAACGGTACTCATAAGCCTAATGCTCATCCTACTGGGTTCCCAATGTCTCGAGTTCCCATTCCTCCATTTCATGGTGGTCCACTATCCCAACCATATGCCATTCCTACTCGCGGAGCTGTGCACGGGCCTGTTGGCGCTGTTCCTCATGTTCCTCCACCAGGAAGTCGGGGTTTTGGTGCGGGGCGTGGGAATACTGGTGCTCCCATTGGCAGTCATCTTCCACACCAGCAAAACACGCAGCAAACTATTGGAAATATGGGATCCACATTTAACTTTCCTGCTTTTGAGAATCCAAATAGCCAGCCATCTGCGGGCGGTCCACTGTCTCAGCCTGGATATGTCAATAAT ATGCCAGTCCAAGGTCCAAGTCAATCATTCCGTGATGGATTTTCTATGGGAGGCATGTCTCAG GATTTCCTGGGTGATGACTTTAAAAGCCAGGGCTCACACGTTCCTTATAATGTTGCAGACTTCTCCACTCAG GTTTCACAAAGTGGATACGCAGTTGACTATGTTACACAGGGAGGACAGGGTGGGTTCCCAGGCAACTTCATTAATCAGAATTCTCAAGCTGGATTTTCTCGTTTTGGTTCTGGAAATGATTTCATGTCCCAG GACTACATGACTCATGGATCACAGGGCCTGTTCACTCAGATCAACTTCAGTGATCCTTCACAAGATGATGTGTCACAATCTCACTTTGGCATAGCCAATGCAAACCCTCTCCAATCCCAG GGCTTGATGAACTCTCTCTACTCTCAGCCCTTTGCGCACTATAACACCCAGCCACTAAACTTGCAGTCTACGCAGCAGCCTCCGCAAGGTCAAGGTTCCCAAAACCAGAAAATGCACTACAATGGTTGA
- the LOC126682775 gene encoding glycine-rich cell wall structural protein 1.0-like, translated as MHFKHIYGCLIYFPMTTHKFCSALIFLLLGLALCSARKSLLSLEGHVYGGVVAGGGGSGGGGGSGYAGVGEHGGSGFAGGAGSGEGGGAGYGGVAGIGGGGGGGSGGGGGAAHAGGASGGGGYASGGGEGGGAGYGGASGGGAGGGGGKGGGGGAASAGGASGAGYGGGGGEGGGAGYGGAGGAGGGGGGGKGGGGGAASAGGASGAGHGSGGGEGGGAGYGGGGKGAGGGGGGGGGAGGGGGAASGAGGYGGGEGGGSGGGYGAGGAAGHGGGGGGGGGSGGGGGAGYAAGGASGGGYGSGGGEGAGHGGGAGASGGGGGGGSGGGGGYAAGTHAGGSGAGGGSGEGGGYAP; from the coding sequence ATGCATTTTAAACATATTTACGGGTGTCTAATATATTTTCCTATGACGACTCACAAATTTTGTTCAGCtcttatttttttgttgttaGGTTTGGCACTATGTTCTGCCAGAAAATCACTTCTTTCACTTGAGGGACACGTTTATGGTGGTGTTGTAGCCGGTGGTGGTGGCTcgggtggtggtggtggttcgGGATATGCTGGTGTTGGGGAACATGGTGGTAGCGGGTTTGCTGGGGGTGCTGGTAGTGGAGAAGGTGGTGGTGCTGGATATGGTGGCGTTGCTGGAATaggtggtggaggtggtggtggtagtggtggaggtggtggtgCTGCCCATGCTGGTGGAGctagtggtggtggtggttaTGCTAGTGGAGGTGGTGAAGGAGGTGGTGCGGGTTATGGTGGTGCTAGTGGAGGTGGTGCAGGAGGTGGTGGCGGGAAAGGAGGTGGTGGGGGTGCTGCATCTGCTGGAGGTGCTAGTGGTGCTGGGtatggaggtggtggtggtgaagGAGGTGGTGCTGGCTATGGGGGAGCTGGTGGAGCTGGTGGAGGAGGAGGCGGTGGGAAAGGAGGTGGTGGTGGCGCTGCCTCTGCTGGAGGTGCTAGTGGTGCTGGACATGGAAGTGGTGGAGGTGAAGGTGGTGGTGCTGGATATGGTGGTGGTGGTAAGGGGGCcggtggaggaggaggaggcGGTGGTGGAGCTGGTGGTGGAGGTGGAGCTGCATCAGGCGCTGGAGGATATGGAGGAGGTGAAGGAGGTGGTTCTGGCGGAGGCTATGGTGCTGGAGGTGCTGCAGGACATGGAGGTGGAggaggtggaggtggaggtagtggtggtggtggtggagccGGTTATGCCGCTGGAGGAGCTAGTGGAGGTGGATATGGAAGTGGTGGAGGAGAAGGAGCAGGTCATGGAGGCGGAGCAGGTGCCTCGGGTGGTGGAGGAGGCGGTGGTTCTGGTGGTGGAGGCGGCTATGCTGCAGGAACACATGCAGGAGGAAGCGGTGCCGGTGGTGGAAGCGGCGAAGGTGGTGGCTATGCTCCTTAA